The following proteins are co-located in the Gorilla gorilla gorilla isolate KB3781 chromosome 7, NHGRI_mGorGor1-v2.1_pri, whole genome shotgun sequence genome:
- the LOC134759003 gene encoding protein FAM90A15-like: MMARRDPKSWAKRLVRAQTLQKQRRAPVGPRAPPPDEEDPRLKCKNCGAFGHTARSTRCPMKCWKAALVPATLGKKEGKENLKPWKPQVEANPGPLNKDKGEKEERPRQQDPQRKALLHIFSGKAPEKPLPNRKGSTESSDYLRVASGPMPVHTTSKRPRVDPVPADRSATEMSGRGSVLASLSPLRKASLSSSSSLGPKERQTGAAADIPQPAVRHQGPEPLLVVKPTHCSPEGGCREVPQAASRTHGPLQAIRPQAQDKRPAVTSQPCPPAATHSLGLGSNLSFGPGAKRPAQAPIQACLNFPKKPRLGPFQIPESAIQGGELGAPENLQPPPAATELGPSTSPQMDRRTPAQVPSVDRQPPHSRPCLPTTQACTMSHHPAASHDGAQPLRVLFQRLENGRWSSSLLAAPSFPSPEKPGGFLAQSPHVSEKSEGPCVRVPPSVLYEDLQVSSSSEDSDSDLE; encoded by the exons ATGATGGCACGTCGGGACCCCAAATCTTGGGCCAAGAGACTGGTGAGAGCCCAGACCCTCCAGAAGCAGCGGAGGGCCCCAGTTGGGCCAAGGGCTCCCCCGCCCGATGAAGAAGATCCCAGG CTCAAGTGCAAAAACTGCGGGGCCTTTGGCCACACGGCCAGAAGTACCAGGTGCCCCATGAAGTGCTGGAAGGCAGCCCTGGTTCCAGCGACCttggggaaaaaggaagggaaggaaaacctGAAACCATGGAAGCCCCAGGTTGAAGCCAACCCGGGGCCCTTGAACAAGgataagggagagaaggaagagagaccaaG GCAACAAGACCCGCAGAGGAAGGCTCTCCTCCACATATTTTCCGGGAAAGCTCCAGAGAAGCCGCTGCCGAATCGAAAAGGATCCACGGAATCTTCTGATTATCTGAGG GTTGCAAGCGGGCCAATGCCGGTCCACACAACCAGTAAAAGGCCGCGCGTGGACCCTGTCCCCGCTGATCGCTCAGCTACCGAAATGTCTGGCAGGGGCTCCGTCTTGGCTTCACTGTCTCCCCTCAGAAAAGCCAGTCTGAGCTCCTCCTCAAGTCTCGGACCAAAGGAAAGACAGACAGGGGCTGCGGCCGACATCCCTCAGCCTGCCGTCAGGCACCAGGGCCCCGAGCCTCTCCTCGTGGTGAAGCCGACACACTGCAGCCCTGAGGGTGGCTGCCGAGAAGTTCCCCAGGCTGCCTCCAGAACCCACGGCCCGCTCCAGGCCATCAGACCCCAGGCGCAAGACAAACGTCCTGCGGTGACCTCACAGCCCTGCCCGCCAGCCGCCACACACAGCTTGGGCCTAGGCTCCAATCTCAGCTTCGGGCCAGGAGCCAAGAGACCTGCCCAGGCTCCGATTCAGGCTTGCCTGAACTTCCCCAAGAAACCGAGACTGGGTCCCTTCCAGATCCCCGAAAGCGCCATCCAGGGAGGTGAGCTGGGGGCCCCGGAGAATCTCCAACCTCCGCCAGCCGCAACCGAACTTGGACCAAGTACGTCGCCCCAGATGGACAGGAGGACACCGGCCCAGGTGCCCAGCGTCGACCGGCAGCCTCCGCACAGCAGACCTTGCCTGCCTACTACCCAGGCCTGCACCATGTCCCATCACCCAGCGGCCAGCCATGATGGGgcccagcctctcagagtgctctTCCAGAGACTGGAAAACGGACGCTGGAGCTCCAGCCTCCTGGCGGCCccctcatttccctctcctgagAAGCCGGGAGGCTTCCTCGCTCAGAGCCCTCATGTGTCAGAGAAGTCTGAGGGTCCCTGTGTTCGTGTCCCACCGAGCGTCCTCTATGAGGACCTTCAGGTTTCCTCCTCCTCAGAGGACAGCGATTCTGACCTGGAGTGA